TCAAGGctcaaaaacaagaaaaaagaacttaagtttaaaaaaaaaatattcattgattctgaataattttgcgacttgttttattttgtagcACGTGACGACAAACGATCCGTCTGGTCGCGACCCGAACGACTCTTTATTCCCGGTCGTCACGAACGGTTACTTCCAAGCGACGAACCTACGCGACCGTCAACGTGCCGACGTCTACGCTCACTGTCAACACCTGACGTACGTCGCTGCAGACGACGAAGACGCGCTGgtcgtcgacgacgacgaccaGGACGCGGAGACGATCGATTACGATCGCGTCGTGCCGGTCGAACTGCTCGATACCGACTCGCATCCGTACGACTCGCCCGATGAGAAACTCGCGAAGGAACGTCTCGATCGGTATCGGCGTAAAGAGCTGCAATACTGGTCGAAATTAACCGCACGAGTCTTCTCGTTGACCTTGAACTCTCGACCGAGTCGTCTGCAAGCGTCGCCGTCTGCTCGGTATTTGGCAGTCGCTACGATAAAAGGTCGGTTTATGAAAAGATTATCGGGttcaggggcagatccagcTCCGGTCGCAATTCTCCTGtgcaattttgaaaataatatgataatttCCTACTGGGCATTTTTTCCACCCTCAACCAATAAGACAGCGCTTGTATTCTCTTAAATGCCTAGAAATTTTCCAGACCCTTCTTTAGGCTGTGTGGATGCTCAACTTTCCCTTTTCAGTATATAAtcccttttcatttctttgtaCTTCTGTCAAAGCctcccctggatccgcccttcGTTAATTTTCCAATCTTGGTAAACCATAAATAAAGTcttgttttcaatgttttggtACGGGAAGATTTCCACTTTTATACAAACTCTTGACTTTCTGAATGTACTAGCTTAAAGAAtgaatttcgatgtttttgtttttttaaggTGATTTGTTCGTTTACGATTTGCACAAACAGCCGTGGCAACCGGTGCGTATTTACAGAGAACAGCAgacgtcgtcgtcatcgtcgaaACTGTCGTCTGCTATCTCAGAAATCGCGTGGAGTCTGGACGAAGCTCAAATCATCACAATCAACGACGGGGTACATAGGGATAGaaagaacaattttttttggcgAGAAACTTTAGAGAAagtgttttcaaaatttaataaattgcccatgggcaaagtgtggtttaccttgaaagctagaggttgtttggggtaagggcattgcttgaaaaatctttttaattcgtgacttcaaagttctattgtatttcatctttctcaaagaaatattttgtagtcaaataagaccaaaaatatacatttgtttggtccacgtccaaaatttcgtagggtacaggtaggcgcggcagggaaactattttatattttcaaagaaatatttttcacaatatgaaaaaatattcaaataaaattcatatgatgtcacatatcagagagtggctgaatattgagtcttgggaacgaaacctcttccaatgtatggccgtgGAATCTAAAACACCGGAgcgtagtattagatcgttttaaatcctggaatttactactacaatattcagacctcgacctatacctatagtttgctgcttaatattttcaggtcacaagaaattacaatttattataaattatatcaaacagaaaacatagcgctcatcttctgttgATGAAATGTCAGACGCGCCAGCAGGCAGCGTttacagtatcactatagtagtgtatactgtacgagcgtgtgtttgtgtatgCAACAGTCTATAGCACAGTCTATAGGccttgtgtaagtgaatgttcgcttgtACTTCAGTCTGGATCAAATTGATCACCgggtatcaaaatgaaacaatacctatggcggacaataattacattctcatcagcaatgagcatttgaaatttgcacgtacggcacctagtccaatgaaacgttcgccattctatggctttcccatgattattttagtagcgccggaattccccgtatatcccaaaaacagccaatcacattcgctcgtagagacaacgcccctcaaacgaggtcattgcaattatatacgcgagagctaagaattttcccgccaaaaacagttttttgtagaatttaaacaatgttgaccatgtcatcgacggaggttcgccatatCTTTAATCGcgtcgattatacgtcgtttaagccgagaaccaaatagacaaatgctcacataaaaaaacgtaccacgattttacatgaattggctcaatgccaacttcatatcgctgacaaaggtaaaccaaaaaccaggacctggtttcatagactgagtatcaaagttatcccttgGGGTAAATCATCAATCTGGATGACAACCaccgtagtaacaatgagaaacacgggctataactgacaaatttcaaaatattcccagggactaattttcttcatcatctatgaaaccaggcccTGGTAAAGTTGCCATTGGCtgcttcatgttttcaataagcTCAACAATTAAAACGGTTTTTGGTTTGGTCACTATTGGTTAATCCTTATTATCAACAGACGCGTTAAACTAGACGAGTTAAACTGGgttctttttctatatttggcCTAGTCGAAATTAGTAACTTCAGAATCTTCAGAAAAAGTGCAATAATCAAAATTGTTTTAAGATTTTTATCGCAGTAACTATGATAACTTCATGATTGTTTTATCGTTAATTTTGGTTTGTAGGGTTTGGTGAATGTTTGGGGATTTCAGACGGGTCTATTCGCACCGTCTGCTGCTCAGGAGACCACCACGTCTGCCGCTGTCCCGGCAACGGCCCTGAAATCGACGAAAGACGACCTCGGCGCGAGGGTTCCCGTTCCGCTCGCGCAAATATCGATGGACAAACAAAAACAAGCTCTAGTCTTCAATGCAGGTCGGTGTTCGTTAACGTAGTTATCTCTCGGGCCGCGGTTTGggcaaaatatcaaaatctagttccaaatattttcattcatagtTTGTTCACTAATTGAGGGAGTCAAtaagcagaaaaaaaattgtcctTTGaacccagaactgtggaattgggtccaGAACTGAGGAACTaaatccagaactgtggaactgagtccagaactgtggaactgggttcagaactgtggaactaaatCCAGAACTGAGGAattgggttcagaactgtggaactgggttcagaactgtggaactgggttcagaactgtggaactgggttcagaactgtggcactgagtccagaactgagGAATTGGGTTtagaactgtgtaactggttccagaactgaggaactggatcctgaatgGTGAAAAAGGGTGTCCCAAGCCAACCAGAACTGGGTTTCAAATTGTCAAACTGgccacaactgtgaaactagaTCCTTCTGCGTATTGTCGatgaaattgtaaatattgtttgttcaatattctatcattcaGGTCCGTTTGCTGAAATTCGCGTACATGATGAACTATACTCACCTTGTTTGGCTCAGTTTCATACGTGTTTATCACTGATGGGAGTTCAGGTACAAAAACCAAACCAAATCTCTTTCAAAAATCATTGTGCATTATGTTAGGATTAATTTTTCGAGGATTGTTATTTTCGTTTGTTCGTCGTTAGAGGTCGATATGTTTATCGTTGGAGAACGGAGACGTATTGAAATGTGAGTTAGAGAAACGTTTATACGCCGCGTCGGACGGATTCACGGAATCGACGAGAATTCTCGACGAAAATGTAAGAATAAAACATCATGGGGGGGGGGCAGTCGCTCAAAAagtggttaaagataaccggtggataaataccatagtaacgatgaaatttcaattgtcactatgtcaactatccactggttaactctagccaacttttgagcaaactcaattcattttcaattgacttAGCCCCcaggttaaaggtaataccagtctataaaaccgggcccagctGTTTTATGGTGACAATTTTTGTCCCTCTTAACAGGACCTTAAATCAtgttaattattataataataataataataataataataataataataataatgattattattattattattattattattttctgatagAATTACAACAagttataataatgatatttctaaCATAAGATGTTGTAATAATACAGCAGGGAAAGGCTAGAAAAGCAAAGCTTGTGGTATAACCCACCCTCGGATTCATGCATTACTCTCTTAACATctctcttaaccctttcagtgctgactacttaataccctatagtgctgaagataatttgaaaattctgaaaaattccatccTAGCGTGTTGaacaacgggaataccactgtagtgcatctacaccgtggtgcggtgtatcgttagttacttgtatttcactatgtctgataggtgctgccatttttcaagagataattactaattacatcaatacaccgcagtgcggtgtactagcaaaatctatcactgatttatacactgcactgtggtgtagacgcactgaaagggttaacagttAGTTTGTTTTTCTTACTTTATCCAttattttcttgttgtttgttgtatttcagttgaGAACGTCAGTGCCTAGTCATATCGCGGCCGAAGTTGAAACTGAATTGTTGCGAGCTCATAAATACCCGCTCATACACATCGGTGTCGTCTGCTCGACTCAGAATCTGTTCACGCTCGATAATAAAGGATTTCTATTCGTTTGGAGATACAGCAGGTACTGTATTGATTATCAATCTAATCTTACAGACCGCAGCCACTTTCCGCCCATTTATAAATCCCTTgagatttccctgatttttccatgtgattacacGAAATTCCCCTGAGAGTGAATCTGAGAGTTTTCCTGGATTTATCACATTCATTACatttattaaatttatcacatttcctgatttttttctCGATTTTTTGCTGAttccctggacccagttccgcagttgtgatttagagttaactctgagttaaagttagttcattttcaatgagttaactcagagtcaaatcttaactcacaactgtggaattggaccctgagttttccaggtcaccCTGCTTTCCTAGGATATGCCCCTGAGATTCATGAATTCACTATTGTTTTTACAGTCTCGAGGTGACTGAATACGGCTGGCTCCAGCCTCATCGTAAATTCCGTATTGATTTAACTAAAGTCATGTACGAACCGCAAGAAACGGCAAAACCAAATGTAAGTCGAACTTCTGCACACTGTAGACtccttgaaataaaaatggtaACCTCCATaaaccccctatgacatcatcaaatttgcTTCTAGTGATTTGAAATATGTATAGTTCCTaacagaaaagatgtctgccttcAAGAAattcccctatgacatcatcaaattgcctTCTATTGATTTGAGCTACAATGGATCCTAACTGAAAAGATGGTTGCCTCCTTAGACcctctatgacatcatcaaacgcCATGTGATTTTAACTCTAGGTCTTAACACTCACAGAACAGATGGCTGCCACCATAATTCCccatatgacatcatcgaacaTCTTCTGCTTTTAGATAATATTCAGTGATAAGTTGAGCAGTAAACCACGAACTCGACAGCAGATCGTTAGAGAACGGCAGACGGCTCAGGAAGAGTTGGATCGAGCTCATTTAGTGAATCCTTGGCATCAGGAATACGTGGCTGACAGAGATCTCATGGTACGTTATACGGGGGGAGGATCTCGGGGAGGTTGAACAGAGGGAGGATCTCAGGGAGGTTGGACGGGGGGAGGATCTCGGGGAGGTTGCACGGGGAGGGGCCTTAAAGAAAGGGAAGTGTTTAAAACAGCAACACCGAAGACCACAAGTGGGTTGCACCATCGGGATTAGATATTTATCATGAAATTCATCCAAAAGGCCGCAACTATCTACAGGGTgtctcaaaaataataatttaattcattAGTAACCTTAAGGCAAAGGGTTACATATTTTCTGAGACACCCTGTACAGTTTTCACACTGTCTTGACAGAAGGCGACATATCAGTTGTACTGTGGAACCAGGACCAGCACcttgttccacagttcagaatCCACTTCTACGGTAATAACtatgaactcagttccacagttctgaatccgGTTCCacttttctgaatgcaaatccacagttactggacccaTTTCCACATTTACTGGGCTCAGTTCCACATTTACTGAACGCAGTCCACAGTAACTGGACTCAGTTCAGGCTTTAGTTCCGAAGCTCTTCATTTTTTTTTGGCAGACGCGAATCTATCGTCCAGACGAACAGATCACGGAGTCGGGTGGATTGTTCCACGTCACCGTTAAACATCACTCTACGAATCAACTAGCTACGTACATCACGCGAGTCTACAAACCGATCAGAGTAAAGTCTACGCGATTCTACGGCAGTCGACAAACAGCAGACGGACGATTCCTCATCCTGCTTTTACTGTTCCCTACTCATCTACCGAAACGTGAGTAGTccgaaaaaaattgattattcgACTATTTTATTTCCGGCCTTAGTTCATACTATTGCATTCGATCAAacacaacttaagaccagatTTAAGACAATCTTTAGACTCAAGTTAACAAAGATGAGTTCAGAAAGAGAAGCTTAAGACCGGTTTCAATATCTAAGAGAACTAAGACCTGGCTCTTTAACAACCGGAATTGAACTACAGTAAACTCTGCttaagtctgatcttttgcgACCACAAAAATGTGTCCGACTTGAGTGATATCCGAGTAgatgttatgtatttcatataaatagtgtcacaaaaaatatttcaacgaaCATCATAGTtcgagtctactgtaatttgaatcaatagcctgcataaatccccctatgacatcatcaaatcatctACTAGTAACTCCAGATGAGATGGCTGTCtgcataaatccccctatgacatcatcaaaaaatatttcaacgaaCGTCATAGTTCGAACGGTTTTCCGATTcgagcagagtctactgtaatttgATTCGATAATGTTAACTGGGtctacaactgtggaaccgagtccccaactgtggaactgagtccccaactgtggaactgagtccacagctttggaactgggtccacaactgtggaactgagtccacaGCTTTGAAACCGGGTGCTAACTTCAGTTTATTCTTCCAGGGTCTCATTTAACGATATTAAAGTTAGATTTGGAATCGTTTCGAATGACCGATTATCGTAAAGATATTTTCCTCACCGATAACGAATACGAATCTCTGAGAACGTTGGATATCGTCGACTGGGAGGTCAGTATACAGCCTCCgttataaatccccctatgaaatcataaatccccctatgacatcatctctAATTATCTAAGCCTACTAGAAACTTTACAGAAAAGATGTctacctccataaatcccgCACGACatcataaatccccctatgacatcatcaaattgtttaCGAGTAACTTTCCAGATGAGATGGCTGCCtgcataaatccccctatgacatcatcaaatcatctACTAGTAACTCCAGATAAGATGGCTGCCTTCgaaaatccccctatgacatcatcaacttgTTTACTAGTAACTCTCCAGATGAGATGGTTGCCACCATAAATCCCCTTATGATGtcatcaattagaaatttagATTCATCATCTACACTAAATCTTTAACAAAATGAGTTGTTGTAGATGAACCGTAGTTCAATGATTGATGTAGTATTGTTGCGCGTTGCTATGTTACAGATATCGCTTTGTTACGCTACGACCGGCGCGGAGTATCTATTTCTGAATAAGAACGGCGATTTGACCGCTTATTCACTTAACACCGGACTGAAAGTCCTGAAACTCGTTGCTCCGAAACAACGAACAGCAGACGCAGGTGAGTGACAAGGCTGAATGTGAGGTGGGTGTAGTGAGGGGttggaggggagagaggagtgaGGAGTCTAGTGAGGGGctgagaggggagagaggagggagtagAGAGGAGTGAGGGGCTGAAAGAAGTGAGGTGGGTGAAGTGAGGAGCAGGAGGGGAAGAAAAGGCGAGGGGAGTGTAGCTAGGGGCTGaggtttatcttaaatcgatttaggccttaatccttttcgtgaaactggacccagttcctctGGATATGGCTGCACAGTCCGACCTTGAGTTAAACGAACGTCTGAAACTGAATAAAACTGTTTATTTGTTGTCTGTGTTTCAGGTTTTGTCGGGTGTCGATTGAATACACAAGTCGTACAAATGGTCGCTAGTCATAAACTGAGCGTTACAGGAACAAACGGACAGATGTATCTAATCTACCATAACAAGGTTGAATCTACTTTACAGTCTACATGTCCTGAGCCCAGTTCTAAGTTGTGACCTAAGTCCAAAAAATTGTCTTGGTCTTGATAGAACTACTGAACTGAAATGGTCTTAGACCGGTTTCACATCTACATTTAAGTCTACGTTTCAGTCCTGTTTCAACAAATTTTTATGTTGAAtatttcgaattttttttcaaggaTTCTTCTTCGTTGCGAGTGCTTGAATTTGTGGATAAAAACGAGGATGTGGACAGACGGAATATGTGGAAAATCTACGAAGCTTGGTAAGAGAGTTTTAGAGTAACCGGTCAACCCCTCGACTGTGAAACGGACACGAGATTGATAACGTAAAGTTTCCCTAATTTCAGGTCAACGGCGTCTGCCATTACTCCTCCGCAGCACCGCGTAACAATCAACGAGACGTATCTCGGCGATGAGACGGAACATCCGTTTATTTTCTGTCGCAACGTCGTAAACAGTATTCTCGATTTCGTCGTGGAATTCGAAGAGGGTCCGTTCACGCCGGCGCAGAAAACGGCTCACTCGGAAATAGATCGCGTCGAAAACTACCGTCTGCTACTCTTACAGGTACATGTCATCATTAACTAGGTCAACATGTACATGTGACATGATCCAGATCAACATAACATATAAAACTAGATTAACATGTTATGACATACACTAGTTCAAAATGTCATAAGTTAATGTTTACATGTGACTTGTCATAAATTAGGTCAAAATGTACATGTGACATGTCTTAAATTAGGTCAATGCCAcaaattttaaatcatcaaatgaaaaaattacatctT
This sequence is a window from Tubulanus polymorphus chromosome 9, tnTubPoly1.2, whole genome shotgun sequence. Protein-coding genes within it:
- the LOC141910812 gene encoding uncharacterized protein LOC141910812 isoform X1; its protein translation is MTFRPDTIQSRYDFLDVSPRSDVKNRNNRLYDDDDLYLADGRATARIDKLLLDSSRQPNPLYDGTDKLRLRPDILAKLEQKIYLPKQMRYFFGLDRAKNLASLSYDESVPRNIKYKEQGLVEQVLEERTQAYEKNHEIHQQKLKQLNEQRDVLVQARNEVKKHLRKLAKKPPTPPFSDDDDDADRKEEFDEEERRAPSAESVHSISSIIQRTKIAIPRQNWKYKQLRELHSREMTRLRKLHEPYRGELGVESYESWQIHDYEISRGIVEDLVDSFLDTYFKPAITAESKDAQIALIEAEQKQMDLQWKALQHEKLVQLISEEQLLHVTRELAVEACKEFLYISSMATHMSNLLVMRQAEHVTTNDPSGRDPNDSLFPVVTNGYFQATNLRDRQRADVYAHCQHLTYVAADDEDALVVDDDDQDAETIDYDRVVPVELLDTDSHPYDSPDEKLAKERLDRYRRKELQYWSKLTARVFSLTLNSRPSRLQASPSARYLAVATIKGDLFVYDLHKQPWQPVRIYREQQTSSSSSKLSSAISEIAWSLDEAQIITINDGGLVNVWGFQTGLFAPSAAQETTTSAAVPATALKSTKDDLGARVPVPLAQISMDKQKQALVFNAGPFAEIRVHDELYSPCLAQFHTCLSLMGVQRSICLSLENGDVLKCELEKRLYAASDGFTESTRILDENLRTSVPSHIAAEVETELLRAHKYPLIHIGVVCSTQNLFTLDNKGFLFVWRYSSLEVTEYGWLQPHRKFRIDLTKVMYEPQETAKPNIIFSDKLSSKPRTRQQIVRERQTAQEELDRAHLVNPWHQEYVADRDLMTRIYRPDEQITESGGLFHVTVKHHSTNQLATYITRVYKPIRVKSTRFYGSRQTADGRFLILLLLFPTHLPKRSHLTILKLDLESFRMTDYRKDIFLTDNEYESLRTLDIVDWEISLCYATTGAEYLFLNKNGDLTAYSLNTGLKVLKLVAPKQRTADAGFVGCRLNTQVVQMVASHKLSVTGTNGQMYLIYHNKDSSSLRVLEFVDKNEDVDRRNMWKIYEACFPNFRSTASAITPPQHRVTINETYLGDETEHPFIFCRNVVNSILDFVVEFEEGPFTPAQKTAHSEIDRVENYRLLLLQVPQPFGTPTNSTAAAGAATTVNGNQQSSVAGSNAAQQTNSRPASNTHNISGNATPRRNTPRATTPRAPPRTTSNLTPRPSNNN
- the LOC141910812 gene encoding uncharacterized protein LOC141910812 isoform X2; the protein is MTFRPDTIQSRYDFLDVSPRSDVKNRNNRLYDDDDLYLADGRATARIDKLLLDSSRQPNPLYDGTDKLRLRPDILAKLEQKIYLPKQMRYFFGLDRAKNLASLSYDESVPRNIKYKEQGLVEQVLEERTQAYEKNHEIHQQKLKQLNEQRDVLVQARNEVKKHLRKLAKKPPTPPFSDDDDDADRKEEFDEEERRAPSAESVHSISSIIQRTKIAIPRQNWKYKQLRELHSREMTRLRKLHEPYRGELGVESYESWQIHDYEISRGIVEDLVDSFLDTYFKPAITAESKDAQIALIEAEQKQMDLQWKALQHEKLVQLISEEQLLHVTRELAVEACKEFLYISSMATHMSNLLVMRQAEHVTTNDPSGRDPNDSLFPVVTNGYFQATNLRDRQRADVYAHCQHLTYVAADDEDALVVDDDDQDAETIDYDRVVPVELLDTDSHPYDSPDEKLAKERLDRYRRKELQYWSKLTARVFSLTLNSRPSRLQASPSARYLAVATIKGDLFVYDLHKQPWQPVRIYREQQTSSSSSKLSSAISEIAWSLDEAQIITINDGGLVNVWGFQTGLFAPSAAQETTTSAAVPATALKSTKDDLGARVPVPLAQISMDKQKQALVFNAGPFAEIRVHDELYSPCLAQFHTCLSLMGVQRSICLSLENGDVLKCELEKRLYAASDGFTESTRILDENLRTSVPSHIAAEVETELLRAHKYPLIHIGVVCSTQNLFTLDNKGFLFVWRYSSLEVTEYGWLQPHRKFRIDLTKVMYEPQETAKPNIIFSDKLSSKPRTRQQIVRERQTAQEELDRAHLVNPWHQEYVADRDLMTRIYRPDEQITESGGLFHVTVKHHSTNQLATYITRVYKPIRVKSTRFYGSRQTADGRFLILLLLFPTHLPKRSHLTILKLDLESFRMTDYRKDIFLTDNEYESLRTLDIVDWEISLCYATTGAEYLFLNKNGDLTAYSLNTGLKVLKLVAPKQRTADAGFVGCRLNTQVVQMVASHKLSVTGTNGQMYLIYHNKDSSSLRVLEFVDKNEDVDRRNMWKIYEAWSTASAITPPQHRVTINETYLGDETEHPFIFCRNVVNSILDFVVEFEEGPFTPAQKTAHSEIDRVENYRLLLLQVPQPFGTPTNSTAAAGAATTVNGNQQSSVAGSNAAQQTNSRPASNTHNISGNATPRRNTPRATTPRAPPRTTSNLTPRPSNNN